One Vallitalea pronyensis genomic region harbors:
- a CDS encoding phosphoglycerate dehydrogenase, with the protein MFKIKTLNKIAAEGLNLMEDNYQLVDEENVDGILLRSYKMHDMDLPDTLDAVGRAGAGVNNIPIDKCSEKGVVVFNTPGANANGVKELVIAGLLLASRDIVGAVKWADTLCEKGDEVPKMVEAGKSNFAGPEIKGKTLGVIGLGAIGVLVANVAKSLGMKVLGYDPFISIDSAWNLSRSIRKSDSLEDLLAQADYVTLHVPLIDATKGMINKEKIECMKDQVRILNFSRAGLCHEDDLAEALASGKVARYVTDFPNEKTLHMSNVICIPHLGASTPESEVNCAVMAVRQLMDYMDNGNITNSVNYPACDMGVCHATGRIAVNHKNVPYMVSNITKALADKNINIADMINKSKKDWAYTLIDVESTITDDIVNELKAIEGVVKVRVIK; encoded by the coding sequence TTGTTTAAGATAAAGACGCTAAACAAAATTGCTGCAGAGGGTCTTAACTTAATGGAGGATAATTATCAACTAGTCGATGAAGAGAACGTAGACGGTATACTGCTTAGAAGTTATAAGATGCATGATATGGATTTACCAGATACATTAGATGCTGTTGGACGTGCAGGTGCAGGTGTCAACAACATACCAATAGACAAATGCTCTGAAAAAGGTGTTGTTGTCTTCAATACGCCAGGTGCTAATGCAAACGGTGTAAAAGAACTGGTTATAGCAGGTTTACTTCTTGCGTCCAGGGATATTGTAGGTGCTGTCAAATGGGCAGATACGTTATGTGAAAAGGGCGATGAAGTACCTAAGATGGTAGAAGCAGGCAAATCAAATTTTGCAGGCCCAGAAATCAAAGGCAAAACACTGGGTGTTATTGGCCTTGGAGCCATTGGTGTATTGGTGGCTAACGTGGCTAAGTCCTTGGGTATGAAAGTATTAGGTTACGACCCATTCATATCCATTGATTCAGCATGGAATCTAAGCCGTTCCATTCGAAAATCAGATAGCCTAGAGGATCTATTGGCTCAGGCAGATTATGTAACATTGCATGTGCCTTTAATCGATGCCACTAAAGGTATGATTAATAAAGAAAAGATTGAATGTATGAAAGATCAAGTACGTATCTTGAACTTTTCTCGAGCAGGACTATGTCATGAGGATGATTTAGCAGAAGCGTTAGCATCAGGTAAAGTTGCAAGATATGTCACGGACTTTCCTAATGAAAAAACACTCCATATGTCTAATGTGATCTGTATCCCTCATTTAGGTGCTTCCACACCTGAATCAGAAGTGAATTGTGCAGTTATGGCTGTTAGGCAATTAATGGATTATATGGACAACGGTAATATAACCAATTCGGTTAACTATCCAGCATGTGATATGGGGGTATGCCATGCTACAGGTAGAATAGCAGTTAACCACAAGAACGTACCTTACATGGTAAGTAACATTACCAAGGCTCTTGCAGATAAGAACATTAATATAGCGGATATGATTAATAAAAGTAAGAAAGATTGGGCTTACACCTTAATTGATGTGGAAAGTACCATTACGGATGATATTGTTAACGAATTAAAAGCTATTGAAGGTGTTGTTAAGGTAAGAGTTATCAAATAA
- a CDS encoding SPFH domain-containing protein, protein MMKKKHIVMLVVLFLAIIGISSSAYIIYEDEVAVVKQLGKIKTVIINSSDKTDVAENLKLNKNDSVTIEASKGLHFKIPLFQEVIKYDAKYLTYKSRQEKINTKDNRSLDIQMYAQYRIIDPAKFNQAVIAVSRANPIMDKRLYPVVIQSANQLVFNDFFQNEVLEQHIDEKLQGLNTQLLKDFGIYVTDVGVNRKTFPQDNVPSIEAKMSKQIEKESEKYIAEGDSAYQKAKASTDRQRKEIIATAVEVAALTKAEADAEAIKIYQESLKKDLSFYKFIQRMNIYTDMRDTTIFLDKDNDLLEYINGY, encoded by the coding sequence ATGATGAAGAAAAAGCATATTGTTATGTTAGTTGTATTATTTTTAGCGATTATCGGTATTAGCTCATCTGCTTATATTATATATGAAGATGAAGTTGCAGTGGTAAAACAGTTAGGAAAAATTAAAACGGTCATCATCAACTCATCAGATAAGACTGATGTAGCCGAAAATCTTAAGCTTAATAAAAATGATTCTGTTACCATTGAGGCATCAAAAGGTTTGCATTTTAAAATACCACTATTCCAAGAAGTAATCAAATATGATGCCAAGTATTTGACCTATAAATCCAGACAAGAAAAAATAAATACCAAAGATAATAGGTCCCTTGATATTCAGATGTATGCACAATATCGTATTATTGACCCTGCAAAGTTTAATCAAGCTGTTATTGCAGTAAGCAGAGCTAATCCCATCATGGATAAAAGACTATATCCTGTTGTTATTCAATCTGCTAACCAACTTGTATTTAACGATTTCTTTCAAAATGAAGTACTTGAACAACACATTGATGAAAAATTACAAGGGTTAAATACGCAGCTATTAAAGGATTTTGGAATCTATGTAACAGACGTTGGGGTAAATAGAAAGACGTTTCCACAAGATAATGTGCCCAGTATAGAAGCAAAGATGTCTAAGCAGATTGAAAAAGAAAGTGAAAAATACATTGCCGAAGGTGATTCAGCATATCAAAAAGCAAAAGCTTCAACCGATCGTCAAAGAAAAGAAATCATTGCAACGGCTGTTGAAGTAGCGGCCTTAACAAAAGCCGAAGCGGATGCAGAAGCCATTAAGATTTACCAAGAATCACTAAAAAAAGACCTTAGTTTTTACAAGTTTATTCAAAGAATGAACATCTATACAGACATGCGGGATACCACCATTTTCTTAGATAAAGACAATGATTTACTCGAGTATATTAATGGTTATTAA
- the leuC gene encoding 3-isopropylmalate dehydratase large subunit: protein MGMTMTQKILAAHAGLEEVKAGQLIQADLDLVLGNDITTPVAINEFKKIGVDKVFDKSKVAIVPDHFTPNKDIKAAEQCKCVREFALEKEVENYFEVGEMGIEHALIPEKGLVVPGHVVIGADSHTCTYGALGAFSTGIGSTDMAAGMATGKCWFKVPSALKFVLTGKPAKWVSGKDIILHIIGLIGVDGALYKSMEFVGDGLDHLSMDDRFSMANMAIEAGGKNGIFPVDDKTLAYVKEHSEKPYTLYEAGEDAEYDQVYEIKLDELRPTVAFPHLPDNTRTIDEVGDVKIDQVVIGSCTNGRIEDLRAAAALLKGRKVKKGIRTIVFPATQKIYLQAMDEGLLRIFIEAGALVSTPTCGPCLGGHMGILAAGERAVATTNRNFVGRMGHVESEVYLASPVVAAASAILGRIAGPEEL from the coding sequence ATGGGAATGACGATGACCCAAAAGATATTAGCTGCACATGCAGGGCTTGAAGAAGTAAAGGCAGGGCAGTTAATTCAAGCGGATCTTGATTTAGTTTTAGGTAATGATATTACAACACCTGTTGCCATCAATGAGTTTAAGAAAATAGGTGTGGATAAAGTGTTTGATAAGAGTAAAGTGGCCATTGTTCCGGACCACTTTACACCTAATAAGGATATTAAAGCTGCGGAGCAGTGTAAGTGTGTAAGAGAGTTTGCCCTTGAAAAAGAAGTTGAAAATTATTTTGAAGTGGGCGAGATGGGTATTGAACATGCCCTCATTCCAGAAAAAGGATTGGTTGTACCAGGTCATGTGGTTATCGGTGCGGATTCCCACACCTGTACTTATGGGGCATTAGGAGCCTTTTCTACAGGTATTGGCAGTACAGATATGGCGGCTGGTATGGCTACTGGCAAATGCTGGTTCAAAGTACCATCAGCACTTAAATTCGTTTTAACAGGTAAACCGGCTAAATGGGTAAGTGGTAAGGATATTATCTTACATATTATCGGTTTAATAGGTGTAGACGGTGCATTGTATAAGTCCATGGAATTTGTTGGTGATGGTCTTGACCATCTATCCATGGATGATCGTTTCTCTATGGCAAACATGGCCATTGAGGCTGGTGGAAAAAACGGTATATTCCCTGTGGATGATAAGACACTTGCTTACGTAAAAGAACATTCAGAGAAGCCATATACCCTATATGAAGCAGGTGAAGATGCGGAATATGATCAGGTATATGAGATCAAATTAGATGAACTTCGACCAACAGTGGCATTCCCACATCTTCCAGATAACACACGTACCATTGATGAAGTGGGTGATGTGAAGATTGATCAAGTGGTTATTGGTTCATGTACCAATGGTCGAATTGAAGATTTACGTGCAGCAGCCGCTCTATTAAAAGGAAGAAAAGTTAAGAAGGGTATTCGAACCATCGTATTCCCAGCTACTCAAAAAATATATCTCCAAGCCATGGATGAAGGCTTACTGCGCATATTCATTGAAGCAGGTGCTCTTGTCAGTACACCAACGTGTGGACCATGTCTAGGAGGACATATGGGTATTCTTGCTGCTGGTGAAAGAGCCGTTGCTACAACAAATCGTAACTTTGTAGGTCGTATGGGCCATGTAGAATCGGAAGTGTATCTTGCAAGCCCAGTTGTTGCTGCTGCGTCAGCTATACTTGGACGCATTGCAGGACCTGAAGAATTATAG
- the leuB gene encoding 3-isopropylmalate dehydrogenase produces the protein MNYTIAVIPGDGIGPDIVEQAKLVLDKIGEKYGHTFDYTEVLAGGAAIDAVGEPLPEATIKVCKESDSVLLGAVGGPKWDHLGGDQRPEKALLGLRSALGLFANIRPATMFKQLRDACPLKEEIIGDDGLDLVVVRELTGGIYFGKRGRDHGPNGEEAYDTMMYSVDEVKRIAKVAFDIAMKRNKKVTSIDKANVLENSRLWRAVVEEVAKDYKEVTVEHLYVDNGAMQLVINPKQFDVILTGNMFGDILSDEASMITGSIGMLPSASLGESKLGMYEPIHGSAPDIAGMDKANPIATITSLAMMLRYSFDLEEEALAIEKAVEEVLEDGYRTGDIMSKGMTLVGTKEMGRLIVGKL, from the coding sequence ATGAACTATACTATAGCGGTAATTCCAGGCGATGGAATCGGACCAGATATTGTAGAACAAGCTAAGTTGGTGCTTGATAAAATTGGTGAAAAGTACGGACATACATTTGACTATACAGAAGTATTAGCAGGTGGTGCTGCTATTGATGCAGTTGGCGAACCCTTACCAGAAGCCACAATAAAAGTGTGTAAAGAAAGTGATTCGGTACTTCTAGGTGCTGTTGGTGGACCCAAATGGGATCATTTAGGCGGTGATCAGAGACCTGAAAAGGCCCTATTAGGACTTAGAAGTGCTTTGGGATTATTTGCAAATATTAGACCGGCTACCATGTTCAAGCAGCTTCGTGATGCATGTCCATTAAAAGAAGAAATTATCGGTGATGATGGTCTTGATTTGGTAGTTGTAAGAGAGCTTACAGGTGGGATCTATTTTGGTAAGCGGGGTAGAGATCATGGCCCTAATGGTGAAGAAGCCTATGATACCATGATGTATAGCGTTGATGAAGTTAAGCGTATAGCTAAGGTTGCTTTTGACATTGCTATGAAGCGAAATAAAAAAGTAACCAGTATTGATAAAGCCAATGTCCTTGAAAATTCAAGGTTATGGCGAGCCGTTGTTGAAGAAGTGGCTAAGGATTATAAGGAAGTAACGGTGGAACATCTGTATGTGGATAATGGTGCAATGCAGTTAGTCATTAATCCTAAACAATTTGATGTGATTCTTACAGGTAATATGTTTGGTGATATTTTATCCGATGAAGCAAGTATGATTACAGGATCAATTGGTATGCTGCCATCTGCCAGCCTTGGGGAGTCCAAACTTGGCATGTATGAACCTATTCATGGCTCAGCTCCAGACATTGCAGGTATGGATAAAGCCAATCCTATTGCAACCATCACATCCCTTGCCATGATGTTGCGATATTCTTTTGATCTTGAGGAAGAAGCCCTAGCAATTGAAAAGGCAGTGGAAGAAGTATTAGAAGATGGTTACCGTACTGGCGACATTATGAGTAAAGGCATGACATTAGTTGGGACAAAAGAAATGGGTCGTTTAATTGTAGGTAAATTATAA
- the ilvD gene encoding dihydroxy-acid dehydratase, with product MRSDRVKKGIERAPHRSLFKAMGYTDEEIKQPLIGIVNSQNDVVPGHVHLDTIVDAVKTGVLMSGGTPITFPAIGVCDGIAMGHVGMHYSLVTRELIADSIEAMAMAHGFDALVMVPNCDKIVPGMLMAAARLNLPTVVVSGGPMLSINKNGTDLDLNSVFEAVGSHKVGKMTEEQVSECENNACPSCGSCSGMFTANSMNCLTEVLGLGLPGNGTIPAVFSERIRLAKYAGMAVMKMLEKDIKPRDIMNDKAFHNALTVDMALGCSTNSMLHLPAIAHEAEVELNLDIANDISGKTPNLCKLSPAGPYHVQDLYFAGGVQAVMKELGKEDLLYTDLMTVTGKTVGENIAKAVNKNEQVIRPVHEPYSPTGGIAVLKGNIAPDGCVVKKSAVAKEMLQHSGPARVFDSEDDAIKAIYQGDIHSGDVVVIRYEGPKGGPGMREMLSPTSALAGMGLDKEVALITDGRFSGATRGAAIGHVSPEAANGGNIGLVEEGDTIAIDISSGKIELDVSDETLEARRQVFVPKEPKIKKGYLARYAKLVTSASTGAVLE from the coding sequence ATGAGAAGTGATCGTGTAAAGAAAGGTATTGAAAGAGCGCCACATCGTTCCTTATTTAAAGCAATGGGGTATACCGATGAAGAAATTAAACAACCGTTAATAGGTATTGTGAATTCGCAAAATGATGTTGTACCGGGTCATGTACATCTTGACACCATTGTGGATGCAGTCAAGACGGGCGTCCTCATGTCAGGAGGAACCCCTATAACATTTCCAGCTATTGGTGTATGTGATGGTATTGCCATGGGGCATGTGGGCATGCACTACTCATTAGTCACAAGAGAACTGATCGCTGATTCCATTGAAGCTATGGCAATGGCTCATGGTTTTGATGCATTAGTCATGGTGCCCAACTGTGATAAGATTGTGCCGGGTATGCTCATGGCCGCAGCTCGGTTGAACTTACCAACGGTTGTTGTCAGTGGTGGACCTATGTTGTCCATTAATAAGAACGGAACAGACCTAGATCTTAACAGCGTCTTTGAAGCAGTTGGTTCCCACAAGGTAGGAAAAATGACTGAGGAACAAGTGAGTGAATGTGAAAATAATGCTTGTCCAAGTTGTGGTTCTTGTTCTGGGATGTTTACTGCCAATAGTATGAACTGCTTAACAGAAGTATTGGGTCTTGGTCTTCCTGGAAACGGCACCATACCAGCCGTATTCTCTGAACGGATTCGACTGGCAAAATATGCAGGTATGGCAGTTATGAAAATGTTGGAAAAGGATATTAAACCTAGAGATATTATGAATGATAAGGCATTTCATAATGCCCTTACAGTAGATATGGCATTAGGATGCAGTACCAATAGTATGCTTCATTTACCAGCGATTGCTCATGAAGCAGAAGTTGAGCTGAACTTAGATATTGCCAATGATATAAGTGGTAAGACACCTAACCTATGTAAATTAAGTCCTGCTGGACCTTATCATGTTCAAGATTTGTATTTTGCAGGTGGTGTGCAAGCTGTCATGAAGGAACTTGGTAAGGAAGATTTACTCTATACAGATCTCATGACTGTAACAGGTAAAACAGTAGGAGAAAACATTGCAAAAGCTGTTAATAAAAATGAGCAAGTTATTCGGCCAGTCCATGAACCTTATAGTCCTACAGGTGGTATTGCTGTGTTAAAAGGTAACATTGCACCTGACGGCTGTGTTGTGAAAAAATCTGCTGTAGCAAAAGAGATGTTACAGCATAGTGGACCAGCGAGAGTATTTGACTCAGAAGACGATGCCATTAAAGCCATCTACCAAGGGGATATTCATAGTGGAGATGTGGTAGTCATTCGCTATGAAGGGCCTAAGGGTGGACCAGGTATGCGTGAGATGTTATCACCTACATCAGCTCTTGCAGGTATGGGACTTGACAAAGAAGTTGCTCTCATAACCGATGGACGATTCAGTGGAGCGACACGAGGTGCAGCTATCGGCCACGTCTCACCAGAAGCAGCAAATGGCGGTAATATTGGTCTTGTTGAAGAAGGCGATACCATTGCCATTGATATCAGCTCAGGAAAAATAGAATTAGATGTATCCGACGAGACACTAGAAGCACGTCGACAGGTTTTTGTGCCAAAAGAACCTAAGATTAAGAAAGGCTATCTAGCACGATATGCTAAATTGGTCACATCAGCTAGTACAGGAGCTGTTTTAGAATAG
- the serC gene encoding 3-phosphoserine/phosphohydroxythreonine transaminase: protein MKRVYNFSAGPSMLPLEVLEQASKEMTSYGDTGMSVMEMSHRSKAYQEIIDTTEATLREIMAIPDNYKVLFLQGGASTQFAMIPLNLMNGSNKADFVNTGAWTKKAIAEAKKYGQVNVLASSEDQTYNYIPKLDKSTFTPDADYFYIASNNTIYGTKMNALPDTGDVPIVADMSSNILSEEMDVSKYGVIFAGAQKNMGPAGVTIVIIREDLIGNAMDITPTMLNYKTHADKGSMFNTPPTYSIYIAGLVFKWIKDMGGVKAIQARNEEKASLLYDYFDSSKLFKGTVVKEDRSLMNIPFVLPTDELNAKFIAEAAKRDFVNLKGHRSVGGMRASIYNAMPVEGVKKLVEFMKEFEAEHAE from the coding sequence ATGAAGAGAGTTTATAATTTTTCAGCAGGACCATCTATGTTACCTTTAGAAGTACTGGAACAAGCATCAAAAGAAATGACAAGCTACGGTGATACAGGCATGTCCGTTATGGAGATGAGCCATCGCTCAAAGGCTTATCAAGAGATTATTGATACCACAGAAGCCACTCTAAGAGAAATCATGGCCATTCCTGATAACTACAAGGTGCTATTCCTACAAGGTGGAGCATCAACCCAATTTGCTATGATACCACTTAATTTAATGAATGGCTCCAATAAAGCAGATTTCGTTAACACAGGTGCATGGACTAAGAAAGCCATTGCTGAAGCTAAAAAATATGGTCAAGTAAATGTATTGGCATCATCAGAAGATCAGACATATAATTATATTCCAAAGCTTGATAAAAGTACATTTACACCAGATGCTGATTATTTTTACATTGCAAGTAACAATACGATTTATGGCACGAAAATGAATGCATTACCAGACACAGGCGACGTACCGATTGTAGCAGATATGTCTTCTAATATTTTATCAGAAGAGATGGATGTATCCAAGTACGGTGTCATATTCGCAGGTGCTCAGAAAAACATGGGACCAGCAGGTGTAACCATCGTGATCATTCGTGAAGACTTAATTGGAAACGCTATGGACATAACACCAACCATGTTAAACTACAAAACACATGCAGACAAAGGTTCTATGTTTAATACACCACCTACTTATAGTATCTATATAGCAGGTCTTGTATTCAAGTGGATTAAAGATATGGGTGGCGTAAAAGCTATCCAAGCAAGAAATGAAGAAAAAGCTTCACTTCTATATGACTATTTCGATAGCAGCAAACTGTTCAAAGGTACAGTTGTGAAAGAAGACCGTTCTCTTATGAACATCCCTTTCGTACTACCTACAGATGAACTCAATGCAAAGTTTATTGCAGAAGCTGCTAAGCGTGATTTTGTTAACTTAAAAGGTCACCGTTCAGTTGGTGGCATGCGTGCAAGTATCTATAACGCTATGCCAGTTGAAGGTGTTAAAAAGTTAGTAGAATTTATGAAGGAATTTGAAGCGGAGCATGCCGAATAA
- the leuD gene encoding 3-isopropylmalate dehydratase small subunit yields MKANGKVFKYGDNVDTDVIIPARYLNTSDPKELAAHCMEDIDGDFVKNVKDGDIIVANKNFGCGSSREHAPLSIKTAGVSCVIASTFARIFYRNAINIGLPILECDEAVKGIDAGDQVEVDFDTGMITNVTKGKSYQGEAFPGFMQDIIKADGLINYIKNQ; encoded by the coding sequence ATGAAAGCAAATGGTAAGGTTTTTAAATATGGCGATAACGTGGATACAGATGTTATCATTCCAGCAAGGTATCTCAATACATCTGACCCTAAGGAATTAGCGGCTCATTGTATGGAAGATATTGACGGAGATTTTGTGAAGAACGTAAAAGACGGTGATATTATCGTTGCCAATAAGAATTTTGGTTGTGGTTCATCAAGAGAGCATGCACCATTATCCATTAAGACCGCAGGGGTATCATGTGTAATCGCAAGTACCTTCGCTAGAATTTTTTATAGAAATGCCATTAATATTGGTCTACCTATTTTAGAATGTGATGAAGCGGTAAAAGGCATCGATGCTGGGGATCAAGTGGAAGTGGACTTTGATACAGGCATGATTACCAATGTCACGAAAGGAAAGAGCTATCAAGGTGAGGCTTTCCCAGGTTTTATGCAAGACATTATAAAAGCAGATGGTTTAATTAATTATATTAAAAACCAATAG
- the ilvB gene encoding biosynthetic-type acetolactate synthase large subunit, which yields MILSGAEIVIECLKEHQVDTVFGYPGGAVLNIYDEIYKNADSITHILTSHEQGAAHAADGYARSTGKVGVVIATSGPGATNLVTGIATAYMDSVPMVAITGNVPVSLLGRDSFQEVDITGVTMPITKHNYIVKDVNELADIMREAFYIAKEGRPGPVLIDIPKDVTINKVDYEAAVPKEVKRCSKHITEDSIKEAIARIKASKKPYIYAGGGVVISDAATELESFAKKVHAPVTCSLMGIGGYPGRDELYTGMVGMHGSKASNIGVTNCDLLIVVGARFSDRVIGKADKFANGATVLQIDVDPAEVNKNIISHHAVIGDIKKVLRVLNERLDQQDHKEWLAEIGEIKDKYPLKYSGDGLSAQYAIEKIDELTKGEAIITTEVGQHQMWAGQFYKFSEPKKFLTSGGLGTMGYGFGACIGAKVGNPDTTVINIAGDGSFRMNFNELLTAVRHNIKVIVFVINNGVLGMVRQWQTLFYDERYSFTTLNQDLDYVKLAESMGAVGFDITTKDEVEEVLKKALDEIRPVIINCMIDKDDKVFPMVAPGKPIDNVMVE from the coding sequence ATGATATTATCAGGAGCAGAAATTGTCATTGAATGTTTAAAAGAGCACCAAGTGGATACGGTATTTGGTTATCCAGGTGGAGCTGTTCTCAATATATATGATGAAATTTATAAGAATGCGGATAGCATTACCCATATACTCACCTCCCATGAACAAGGTGCGGCTCATGCAGCAGATGGTTATGCCCGTTCAACAGGCAAAGTAGGTGTTGTGATTGCCACATCAGGACCAGGTGCAACGAATTTGGTAACAGGTATAGCCACAGCCTATATGGATTCTGTGCCTATGGTTGCCATAACAGGGAATGTACCCGTATCCTTATTAGGAAGAGATAGTTTCCAAGAGGTGGATATTACAGGCGTGACCATGCCCATAACGAAGCACAATTACATTGTAAAAGATGTCAATGAATTAGCGGATATTATGCGAGAGGCTTTTTATATCGCTAAGGAAGGTCGACCCGGACCTGTACTCATTGATATCCCAAAAGATGTGACCATTAATAAAGTTGATTATGAGGCTGCAGTACCAAAAGAAGTAAAAAGATGTTCTAAGCACATTACAGAGGATTCTATAAAAGAGGCCATAGCACGTATTAAAGCATCTAAAAAACCCTATATCTATGCAGGTGGTGGCGTTGTCATTTCAGATGCTGCTACAGAGTTAGAAAGCTTTGCTAAAAAGGTGCATGCACCTGTCACATGTAGTTTAATGGGGATAGGCGGCTATCCTGGAAGAGATGAGCTCTATACAGGTATGGTTGGTATGCACGGTTCCAAAGCAAGTAATATCGGTGTAACGAATTGTGACTTGCTGATTGTTGTAGGTGCGAGGTTCAGTGACCGTGTTATTGGTAAAGCAGATAAGTTTGCCAATGGGGCTACAGTGCTTCAGATAGACGTTGACCCAGCTGAGGTTAACAAAAATATAATAAGTCATCATGCTGTCATTGGTGATATTAAAAAGGTATTACGCGTTCTGAATGAACGTCTTGATCAACAAGACCATAAGGAGTGGTTAGCAGAAATAGGTGAGATCAAAGACAAATACCCTCTTAAATATTCAGGTGACGGATTAAGCGCACAATACGCTATAGAAAAGATTGATGAATTGACAAAAGGCGAAGCAATTATCACCACAGAAGTTGGTCAGCATCAGATGTGGGCTGGACAGTTTTATAAGTTTAGTGAGCCAAAAAAATTCTTAACATCTGGCGGACTTGGAACAATGGGTTATGGCTTTGGAGCTTGTATTGGTGCAAAAGTAGGTAATCCAGATACCACAGTTATTAACATTGCTGGGGATGGAAGTTTTCGTATGAACTTCAATGAATTATTGACAGCTGTACGCCATAACATTAAAGTTATCGTATTTGTTATTAACAATGGTGTATTAGGGATGGTTAGACAATGGCAGACATTATTCTATGATGAAAGATATTCTTTTACAACACTTAATCAAGACCTTGATTATGTCAAACTTGCGGAATCCATGGGAGCTGTTGGTTTTGACATTACAACAAAAGATGAAGTGGAAGAAGTCCTCAAAAAAGCCTTAGATGAAATCAGACCTGTTATCATCAATTGTATGATTGATAAAGATGACAAGGTATTTCCAATGGTTGCACCAGGAAAACCCATTGATAACGTTATGGTAGAATAG
- the hflK gene encoding FtsH protease activity modulator HflK — protein MNDQFNNQKREDVIDVNFNKFKKGAKKYVVVIIIVLLVAFIGLNSFYMVDSRENAVVLRFGQVSKVVTSAGLNFKVPIADTVRKVPTEKVFEMEYGFKTALQGTSNTNPEYTTSNDEAKVIVDGANNNASLIMLSLIVQYKIDDPRDYLFNVDDVEGTLRLALEDAVRNSYQTFTLDDARTNKEMIDNAILPEIQKKLENYGAGILITTVKTQNVELLPAVDEAYRQKENANQYMKGKLEEAEKYNNTIIPQAQAEAQKIEQEAFGYRAEVIANAKAAVAQYDALYDEYLTNPEIVKEKYYIEAMQNFVTQNNIVLDLTNESDIYKFFNLENEDVIKQQVTEKDN, from the coding sequence ATGAACGATCAATTTAATAATCAAAAACGCGAAGATGTGATAGATGTTAATTTTAATAAGTTCAAAAAAGGAGCTAAGAAATATGTCGTAGTTATCATTATTGTTTTATTAGTAGCATTCATTGGATTGAACAGTTTTTATATGGTTGATAGTAGAGAAAATGCTGTTGTCTTACGTTTTGGTCAAGTATCTAAGGTGGTAACAAGCGCAGGTCTGAATTTTAAAGTGCCTATAGCCGATACTGTCAGAAAAGTACCTACTGAAAAGGTATTTGAGATGGAGTATGGGTTCAAAACCGCTTTACAAGGAACAAGTAATACAAATCCTGAGTATACCACATCCAATGATGAGGCAAAAGTCATCGTTGATGGTGCGAATAACAATGCATCTTTAATTATGTTAAGTCTTATTGTGCAATATAAAATTGATGACCCAAGGGATTACCTTTTTAATGTGGATGATGTAGAAGGAACATTGCGGTTAGCTCTAGAAGATGCTGTTCGTAATAGTTATCAAACATTTACATTAGATGATGCAAGAACAAATAAAGAAATGATAGATAATGCTATCTTACCAGAAATACAGAAAAAGCTTGAAAATTATGGAGCAGGAATACTTATTACCACGGTTAAAACTCAAAATGTTGAGTTGTTACCAGCTGTTGATGAAGCATATCGACAAAAAGAGAATGCAAACCAATACATGAAAGGTAAATTAGAAGAAGCAGAAAAGTATAATAATACCATTATCCCTCAAGCGCAAGCAGAAGCTCAAAAAATTGAACAAGAAGCTTTTGGTTATAGAGCTGAAGTGATTGCAAATGCAAAAGCAGCTGTTGCTCAATATGATGCATTATACGATGAGTATTTAACGAATCCAGAAATCGTTAAAGAAAAATACTATATTGAAGCCATGCAGAATTTTGTTACCCAAAATAACATTGTATTGGATCTTACTAACGAGTCCGATATCTATAAATTCTTTAATCTGGAAAATGAAGATGTCATTAAACAACAAGTCACAGAGAAAGATAATTAG